GCGCGTCTCCTGCGGCGATAGCACAGGCAAAATCAATGGCTTCGGCGGCGGCGACGCTGCGTTCTCATCAGCGGCGTCGCCATCATCGTCTACGGGTTCGGCGTCGCGGCGTTTCTCGCGGCACGTCGCGCAGGGACAGGCGTCGCGCAATTGTCGCGCGGTGAATTCGGTCACCAAGTTGTCGGACCAAGTGATCCGCAATCCGCTAGCAATGCGGGCGATGTCGGTCGGTAGAACGCTCATAC
Above is a genomic segment from Rosistilla ulvae containing:
- a CDS encoding DUF971 domain-containing protein, which codes for MSVLPTDIARIASGLRITWSDNLVTEFTARQLRDACPCATCREKRRDAEPVDDDGDAADENAASPPPKPLILPVLSPQETRPMAVLGMRPVGNYAYNIAFSDGHDSGLFTFDFLRKLKGSSES